One Acropora palmata chromosome 2, jaAcrPala1.3, whole genome shotgun sequence genomic window, CTCTACTATCTCACAGACGAATGCATTCAACCCCTTCACCATCATACATGCGCATGttacttgtttgaaaaataattactgaAAATTTGTGGATGTGACACTAGTATTCAATGTTAATATATGCTAATATATGTTGATGTGGAGGTATGTTGAAGCAAGCGATGGCACCTTATGTTTGTTGCCATGCTTGCttcataaagaaaaaagagatcCACGATTTTTTTTAGAGTTGGGGAGGGATGGTTGCttcataaagaaaaaagagatcCACGATTTTTTTTAGAGTTTGGGAGGGCATTGAACTACATGTCAACTTATTTTTGAAGAGCACAAAAAGCAGTATGTTTGGGAGAGAACTCACAAGTTATAATCACAGTACTCTTAtaccatttttttctcttgaagcCGGCtcctttctaattttttttttcatttctcgttTCTCGTTTtctatttgtttgtttactttttccGAGAACTTGTGTACTAAGGGAGTGGCTGAAAAATAAGGAATAAAATACGAATTAACTTGCATTTCGAACTTAGGGAAGCTTCCTAGTCAGATGGTTTTTATGGGCTGAAAAACGgcttttttaaatatattgaCTATTATACattaaatatttataattagtaaaaaaaaaacactcggTGCACTCCTGTTATTTTTGTAGCGCTGCAAGACTTGTGCCACTTTCCTCTGAAGAACGAAAAGAAGTAGATGAGCAAATGAAATTGGAAACTGAAGATGCCACTAAGTAAGATGAAGAACTATTCAAGagagaaaacaagagagagacaagaacaaaataaaaataataatatcaatgCTTTTGAAAGCGACATAGGGGTGACGGATTTCttaaacagttttaaaaatgatcAACTTTTGCGACATATATTAGTTAGACAAGGTTGCAATCAATGAGGGATTCACTTTTACACTTTACAAAATatagaaaatcaaaattttctatttcattATGTGCTCAGTTTCAGTTGTTGTCAAAGCCGCAAATGTGGTAATTGCACTTTGTTATtggggagctttagcaatgacgacggcaacggcaaggaCAAggtcacttaaaataaacaccggCCCAATCGTGACTATTTTCGattgtcccatcttgttcgcattctgTATTGTTGGCGAAGTACGCTACAAGTGGATTGGTGTGCGCgatgttaaattaaatacagagaattagagatttgtggttttatgctcaagttgtcatcaaaactgtaaatgaggtaatttcacgttgttgttttgcagagatggcacggacttgttcataagtgcgtgccTCACGTGCTACACGCTTACTTTCActcgctcgaccaatcaaattcttaatttgtggcgttgtcgttgccgttcccgtcgttgatgctaaagctccctattttgcaaaaaatggcaTGGAATTGTTCaaaagtgcgtgctgcacgtgcagcacgtaCAGCACGAAcagcacgattgtttttccCCACTctaccaatcaaattcttaatagTAGTGTTGTTTTTGTCGTTGCAGTCGGTGATGCTAAACGTTCCTATTATCAGTTGTTGTTTGTGCTATTTGCAAAGTATGATCATTGCTACGATTTTGCAATTAGCACGAGTAATCCCTCGtgcggtttgtttagttgtagACCAATCAGATCGAGGCGTTGGGGTTTCTTATTCATGTGATTGACTATTAATTGGCGAGAGCTATGTTCTGAATTAAGATTATATTGTTCACTGGTGCTGTTAGATATCGAGACTTCTGAGTTATGGACAGCTTGTGTACAGAAATACAGAAGATAAATGTCAAAAATTGTAATTTCTCAAGCAATTACGAAAAAACACCAGTGGAAAATACCATGAGCCGTTGTTacactgttttacgaacacACGTATACATGATTTAGTAGGACactttacaattatttttaaagcaagaaacaaattaaaaagataTTTGTAAAGTAGAAGCTGCACTTAAGTTGTCAATCGATGTAGTTTTGCAGGAACTCTATAtagttcaaataaaattactCAAGGTTAAAACACAACAGACTGACAGGATTCAGTCAGTCGGCTATTTTCAAAGCTTGAAGGAGTTAATTCAGAACCAGTGAAGATATTTTAACTAGCTCGCCGTCAGGAAGGACGTCAGAAACGAAATTCAACAGTAGAACATCCGAATGAAAATCCAACGCCCTTTCTACAGGACCACTGTGATAAACCACATCATTGTTCTCGAATCCGAGCAGCTGTCGTGATAAGAAAAGGAGAAAGGATTTTTTGGATCGTGATCGTTTCGGTACTCAGTAGTTTTTTAGCGCATCGATATTTTCTTTGACACGCATtaaaatttatcttaaacattGTGCCTACTCTCGATGTCATTTTGACTAAAACTAGCTCCATTTTGCAAGCCTCATTTTCTTCAAAGAGTGATGTGTGCTTGACGCCAACTCATTAGATTTCAGATTTAATTTTTCTACCCATAGAAACCGTGCTAACGCTCAAATGGTCTATATGGGTAGAAAACTAGCACCTCGCATTATACACTTTATACttagggtgcgttcgattggCCTTATTCCGGAAAAAGAATGCGAAGGTTTACGTCTAAAAATCACGTTTACgaaaattttgatgttatcGGAATCCAATAAGATTTACAGCATCGTTTCCCGACAAAATTTTGTTGAGAAATCGTCGTGCTTTTAACTCCAAAGAAACATCTGAAGGCTATTCCGTTAATTCTTATTCCAGAAAGGGATCAATCGAACGCGCCCTTAATTCTATAATTGAATCTGGATACTGGGGAGATAGTTAAACTTCTTTTATCCAGACTACGAGAGAGAAGATGAGATTTCTGAAATGTTACTTATGAAGGTAAACCTATGCAAGTTAATTGTCGGTGAACGATTTTGATACGTTCTCGAAAGTATACAGGCGTTTATATTTGAATGTTTAATTTGCTGTTTCCGATACGTCACTGCAACAATTATTAAGCCAAGAGAGATATCCTTTGACGTCAAAATCACAGAGCCAACGTAAATACCTTAACACCTTAGTTACCAGCTCACAAAGCGATCAGTTCCAAACTACACACGCGAGCTGTGCCACTGAAATACAGGTAAGCAAAACTTTGTTAGAGCTGCTTGAGTTAACCAAAATAATTAAGGCAAACACCGACTTATTCGCAAATGCACCAGTCTTGCGCGGCCATCTCGCGAGTTTCATTACGAGATTGAATGTTGCACTTGTCAACGCGAGTCTTTGCAAAGTTAAAGGAGTAGTCTTTAAATATTGCACAACTTATTGCAGTAAGTAAGTTTTGAAGCGACAGACACGACCTTCAAACTTAAGTTCATTAAATTGAGCAGCAGTCTGGGGAAGTACTTGTGGTAAGAAGTGACACTTTCATGTCAGCCATGTGAAAGTGGTATCCCTTTAAATTAGCCACAGTTTACATTACGTGGCAAAATCTTCAACAAGTTCCATAGAGAGGTCCTTGGTTGATCTTATTGAATATGCATACGAAAGTAAGGTGCTACTTATCCCTAATGTGCAATATTCAGTgcagaaagcaaaaattctaGGTTTAAAGACTCCCACTGTCTTTCAATATATAACTGTCTTAGAGTGGTGATGATATACTGGTATGCAAAACGTTTTTTCACGTCACCAGAATACAATAAACAGCAATTTACAAATATCCTGCGCTTGGCCAGGCTTCCGGGCTATTcgagtaaaaaaaattgataaaagttaaaatattgGTTTAATggaattttgatgaaaaaaaaatttaaaatggatGATGCAACTAAAACAATTACGATCGACTATTATTATAGCCATTGCATGTTCGCTACCATAAGTCATTAGACTTAGTTTTCAAGCAAATAACAATAGGAAATATAACCTTTAAGGACTGTATTACGAGTGTGACGTTTACTGGATTAACAACAACTTAGTGAATGTAATCAGTAATCATCCCAAGCTAAAAGACCTTgcaaaagactttttattattaaggAAATAATCCTTTTGTTTATTGGACAATTAGGTGGTCGAAGGTCCAATGACCATTTGCAGTGCCATGGAAGCGCAAGTATAGTTTGATGAGATTTGAAATGAATTAGATGTGCTATGATCTAAACTACAACCAATCTTCAGTCTGTGAACGAGGATAACAATGATTTAGAAAATAGCCAGCCAGCTACGTGTGCCTTATCTTACGTGGTCGCGTTCCGCATCACTTGTAAAGCAACTGGGATTCTTAATGCGACCCTTTACCCAGCTCGTGGGGATCTAAGGAAATAATCTTACAAGCACATTTatcattaataaaaaaaacattgctcAACGTTACTCTAACGGAAACCTCTTTCAGTCAGTCAGTAAATCCACGGTAGACAGACATTGCACCAGCCCCGTGGTGTCACCATTGCTATTCGCATGCGCAAAAACATATCACACGGGCAATGTggcagccattttggaatGAGGTAAATTTGTATCATAATGAATATTAGCAAAACGTAGAcaaactctttttcttttctcccgcaggtaaataataatgataatatagAGAACTCGTAAATTTTGCAGGCATTGGAGACCACTCAAAGCATTCTGGTTTTGGAAATGCATTATTTACATGACTAAGGAAATGGCATTCAAATTAATGCAATATTGATACCATATTTTGACCAGCTGTTAACCCTGTTCTAACTTCAGAATTCCTCATAAGCCTATCGTGGTCGATACTCTATCTTTAACCACAATGCCTCGACACAAGCTCCCTGCATGGAGACGCTACTTAACAGTGGAACCCGCTTTATTCTTCTATGCTTATGGATTTATGACTGGCTATCCTTTATATCGGCAGTATGTCTACAGTGTTTTTAGCGAACAAAAAGGTTTTCCTTACAGAGAAGTTGCCAAAGCGGATGAAGGACTTGGATGTCAAGGAAACGATATGGCTCAAAATTCGACCTTAAGGGAACTCGAACGAGAGGTGAGATAGTGAACTAAATGTAAGACCGAGTACAAAAAGTCCCTTACCTACAAACAGCATAGGATGTTGTaatgaaaccttgaatttgctAGGAGGTTTGAACTTGTATAAATTTCCACCCCCTTTTACTAAACCAGGTCGAGGAGCATACTCAACAGAATTCGTTCGTTATCGTAGGTGCAAAGCTTGTCCACACGAATGGATCTCATGCTGACGTTCTTCAGGACAATCCCATCTCTCCTATTGGCTCCGTTTTGGGGGGCGTGGACGGATAAGTCCGGTCGAAGAAAACCAGCGCTAATTTTCCCTGTGATTGGAGGCCTGCTACAGACAATAATTATGCTCGCAGTCTTGTATCTCAAGTTGCCTCTGTATGTGATGTTCGTGGGCTCAGCTATCAGTGGCTTTTCCGGATTTATAACAGTCCTCACAATAGCAGTCATGTCTTACATCGCCGACACAACTGAGAAAAATGGCATAGCATTCAGATTTGGTAAGTGAGAATCGCCTTTAATCTTTAGAAGAGAGACGTAAACAGAAACATGCTTGGTACTGCGAGTTCAACAGGTGCCTCGGCCTTTGAGGGTTTTCGGGCAACACTAATGAAAACAAGTGATGCACATACGTACAGACGTATGTCCCGATACTTACAACTTTAAGGATTTCAATTATTAGAAGAGACACCAGTTTATTTCCAGCAAAAGCTCGGCTCGAAGGAAAGGTCAGAGACACGTACGTGAACTCAAAACGTAAAATAAACCCTCAAGTCTACTTAGCACTGTCCAGTAGATAAATCAAATAGCTTTGATCGCCTCTGTTAAAGGGATGGTACGAGTTATTCTGAGGATATTGCTGCCTCCGAGCAACGGAGGCCTCAATATTAATATTCTCGTTTCCGTTAATAGTGTGCTTTTTCCACGTATAATTTATCAGTATGGTTTTAAATTATCCAACTTTTGCTTTCAGCGATCGTGCAGTTGATGGCGCTCTTGGGCGGTTTCATCAGTCAATTAACGAGTGGTTTATGGATCGAGAGATTCGGGTTCATCGCACCTGTGTGGCTCATCTTGACCTGTTACTCAGTGGCAGCTCTTTGGGTCATATTTCTGGTTCCCGAAAACTGCGTGCGAGTCTCAAACGAGAAAAACAGGTTTTTTGAGCTAAATCATTTGAAGAGGCTGGTAAATGTGTTCAAGGTTCCGCGTACTGGAGGATCAAGGAGAATGTTGCTGCTTTTAATGTTTGTGGGCGCAATTTGTACCTTTACTGACGAGGGCGTTACTGGTGTTAAAACgctttttattattaagagCCCGCTATGTTTCAGCCCTAGCCTCGTAGGATATTTCCTGGCATACACGATGTTAACTTTTGGACTTGGAGCAGCAGTTGGTGTAAAATTGTTTAGAACCTTCTTCAGTGAGAAAATAACTGGTGGTATCGGAGTTGTCAGCCAGATGATAGGGATGGCAAGCTTCGCCTTTTCAAATCGCACTTGGTTGGTTTTCCTCGGTAAGTAGGATATCAATGGCACTATTTGAAGAATATAAGTCTCAATCTCTACCAAAAGACACTTCTAACCGTTTTCTCTTATATTTGAATCAGAAAGTTGTAACCGACTACCTTTCAAAGTCAGCAATGAATATGGCGGATGTGTTTGAGAATTGGTTATATCTGATCATCCTTTTTATCGCTTCTTAATTTGAAGGACAAGGGCTGGCTGTTTTTAAGGACTGTACGGGACCAATCATTATCGGGATTTTGTCAAGGACAGTCGCAGAAAATGAGCAGGGTATGAGTTTCTGTATGAGTAAAGTCGATTCTAACATAAAGTTTGCGCAGCTTGCCAcgttttgaaacagcaagaGTTGAAAAAAACCCTCTGTAACAGACCTAGTGGCATCTATATTATCACCGCGTTTTCGGAAAAAACGTCACTGGATCGGCAAATTTTCCACCGGCTTTTCCCTTTCTGTCAGGTCGCTGTTTTGCCCTTTTCAAACATACACAAATGAAATATGCTGGGTATGTAAAAGTAGCACCGGGGAAGCCACAAACTGGCcgggtaaaataaaaaaattcgccAGGTACCGagaagaagggaaaaaaatccTCTGGATCGGGTTTCACTGGGTCTATTACAGAGAGGTGTGATAAAAACACAATAAGCTGTGGCTTCCTGGCTGCTTTGTGATGCATTTGGGCTGTTTGTAACGTcgtaagttttatttttctaacTTTAGAggggttttcaaatgactgtcgaaaaaccacaaccaaagcaattactccgaccaatcacaacaggaacaaacagcgccatgaaccaatctcaattcctagcaattacctgtaagtcgctcgaagcgcgggaaaagtcACGCGTcgatggcgcgattggttttggttttgcttttcattggttgaaaaactcgcgcgagtcttttaagccaattactacgcgtagcaatcgcaatcacattattactttcgacagtcatttgaaaactgctctattatGGTTTTGTGTTGTCATTTGTAGGATCCTTATTCTGTGCTTATGGACTCCTGAATATGGTTTGTCAGTTTGCTGGTGCGACGATCTTCAACAACGTTTATGAAGCTACCCTTGGTCTTGACTTCGATGGCCTTGTATTTGTTGTGTGCTCCGCTATGAAGCTCATCCCTTTAGGAATTATCTGGTAAGAGTTGATTGCGAACAAACGTAGTCCTTCGGAAGCGTACCTAAGCTACCATAAGTACATTATTCGGGGCAGTTATTTCCCTGACCTCTTTCAGAGATTTCGAGGGTCTGATAAACTTTCTAGCCCACACTCTGAGCAGGGAGTGCTAAAGGTTTTTCCAGGGACTTCACGTTCTTTCCCCGGCGTCAAAGGCGACTCTCATTAATTAcaagggagcttaagaaaccacgacgacgacggcaacaaaaaccccacaaatttgcatatttgacaatcaaaaacagtatttttgcacactttgcacgcgcatttttcatcttttgacattttgaaggcGTTCTCGTTttttctatgacgtgaaatgacctgttttgcataatgactttgaataattgaaaaatgattgcagaagcACGAAGTTATATTTAAATTGACAAGGACCAAATTACCACAACTAGTAATAATCAGGAATTGAAAAGTGTgttcgatgtgttttgttgctttacaACTGGTatttgagtgttttttggcgGACCACTTATAGGTGattttcacgttacgtcatagccgccatgttggtggacgaaaacaaaagatgagcctgcaattgtacattgcagcattaTTATCTATGTtcctagagattggttgcaaaccacctattTCAGACATGGTAATGACCTCGTACTTTTGAAACTCACAACAAagtctaaattcatcttgtctggCATTGGATCGATACCAGCATGAGATCGAGGCTAAGTGTGTCACATGGTCCAAGATGTCGGCAaaagcctgaaatgacctAGCATCCGCAATCAATACGCGCGGGTCTTCGTCAAACCCGCAGGAATGAAAAACGACGTAAATAGTATGCCTTCTGTCGAACGCAATTAGAAGATTACAAAACCTTTAGTCAGAGCAAACTCTCACATTATCTGGTCACTCCCCATAGAAATAacgattttcctttttttttgtagcgCTATAAATATCACGCCTCCCTTCGACGATCGAGCACATACAGAGGAGGCCGAGATACGGACCATTGGCGATGAAGAAAACCCCAAACAACAAATGTCAGAGTCAGGGGAAGAAAATAACAACCCAGTTAACATGACCGAAGTTGAGAAAATAGAGTTAGAAACGGAATTCAGTCCTATGCGTGATGAGTTTATTGATTCAACAAAACTTTGATAGTCTAAATATGGATATCAATAGTCGTGAATGCTGATTACATCGTGATCTGTGATGGCGAACGCCttacattttaatttattattacgACGATTTTTGTGCTTCGTGCGTGACTGAAGAAATGGCCtttcaattgcttaaaatttacaaatttaaagaacataaaagggagaaaaaaaataaaaataaaattaatactcACGTCATCCATTTTGGACAGAATCTATTATACTTTGACGCCGGTTGCATTGTCAAACGTCGTGAGAAAAAACATGTAAACTAAGAATATCTTGGAATCATAGCAAGATTTTCCCCCTAGTAAATCTAAAACTAGGCAGATGCTACAAAATACTTTTACAGTTACTTGTCTACTCGCATTTACTTTAGGATTGAACCAGGAAAATGATGAGGTCATCTGCGCgcataaaaatataaatgtcgagaacaaatttaaacttttGTTATATTTTCTCCACTATCTATAACCTCGACCATAGTCTTCATTCCCTCGGGGTGTACTTTTGGGTGTAACGCAATTTAATATTTCCTTCATGTCACGTGCTCTTTCTTCCTGATCACGCAATCACATTATTAATTATGCGATCGATTTTCTTCTTGTATACATTCCTCTGAATCCTTCTCTCATCCTTGACAAGGGACCTGATTTGTCTTTCTCAACATTATCATGCAGAGACGCTTTCATGTTGttcatttgaatatttttgttgttcagATGCAATCTCAATGAATCGAAAAACAGAGAATTTGTCTCGATGTAACCATCTGCTATCGAGATCTGACAGAATACAGATCCCAGCTCTTTTGCGAGTTGAACCCCTTCGTTGTCGCTAATCTTTCTGCGATGTTTTAAGTCTGTTTTAGTTCCCACCAAAATAAGAGtgctttccttgtttttgaaGTCCCTTATGTATCGTCCCAAGCGTCTGgcttccaaaaatgaaaacctaTCAGTGATGGAGTAAAGGAGAAAGAAGAGGTCGCCGAAGACGGTGAAACTCTCCAACTTCTTTTCTGTGTtctgtgtgaaaaaaaaaaaaaaattaaaatgtgcTGGATAATTCAAGCTTTGTCAGAACGCGAAACAAGATACAACGTTTTCCCTCACTTGGTGGCGGGGAGGCAAGTGAGAGAAAAGGGCCCTGGGGACGAGGTTGTCATCCAGCCCCACTGAGTGAAGGAAAAGTACTGGTAAGGAGGTTGGGTTAAGATTATACccaacaaaaaatgaattcGAAACCGttcaatgaaaaaagacaagaatttGGGATGTTATCGGAAACAAATTTGTACACCACCTCTCCAATTCTCAGATCTGTGTGGTACGACGTTTGTGAGTTATTTGTTGAAGCGTTTCGCCCAACTTAAGAATTTTGTATGGAGACACCACGTTGATGGATCAAAGCGGTCGACCAATATGGCGGACGGTAATCAACGAAAACATCTGGAGTTCCCTTTGCGATGAAAGCGCCTACTTTCGCTCGCTCGCTTGTTTCTCGACAAAATTAGAAACCCCTGTTAGTTTATACGCCTAGTTAGCATAATTACTACATTGTCTTACTGACCTTCCCTGCTGTATCCATGAGGTCAAGTGCCACAAAGTGACCGTCAAGGGTCACGTGATGCCTATAGGTCATTTCTACaggataaataattataaaataagaGTTATTAGCTGGTTGGGAATTAAGAGAGTAGTAGACGCTTTGAGTTTGAAGCATTTCGTTCACTATTCGACAAGCGTAGTGAATACGCTTACTCGAAGTCCCTGTTAATGCTATCGTCTTCAAAACATTCTGCCAATCCTTTTTTGAAAGGGAACGAACGATGTTTCAAGCATTGAGGTGCCATTTGAAAAACAGTGCAGGGTTGGGACGAATGGAAGAGACGGGCAAAATGCTATTCTAAGTAAGTTGAAAAAACTCCTCCTCGGAGCATTTCTTCACTTTCTTAAGCCTATGCTGGTGTCATTATCTAACATGGTGGCATAAGAGCTAGCTTCAATCCTTGATCACCGACGCACAAAGATACGGTTCTGCAAGCTAGGCAACTAAACATACTTTTGTTGCAACATGACCTAAATGGAAATGATAATTTCTGTCTATAACTCGCCCTTTTTGTTACAAGTTAtcatattaattttcattgcTCAGCCAATTCCATTCggcaatcaatcaatcaataagCACGCCTCAGTGATAAGCATTGAAACTTTGAACTTCAACTGAGACAGGAATCAGCCCCAATAAATTACCCTCGTATGATTTTAAAActcctgaaaaaaaagaaaacttgcgTTTTCCATACTAATGAACTTACCTAAATTTTGATCATATTCTCCGATAAATCTTCGGGTTATAAAGCGCACAGTCAAAGCTAGGAAATAAATAAGTCTTGAAATCAATATAAATGCTGTCAAATAATGAATAAATGCTGTCTAAACTACTTGTACTTCTTGGGACAATAACAGTATGTGCGcatgaaagaatttttttctgtaatggCTCTAACTTCCTGCTTGAtttactatcattattattgctattattattatcattatcagcAGTCTTATACTTCTCTTGCTTGGGATCTATTTAGCGGataatttcattcaaatgGTTACCGTATTTAGATTTTCCTACCGGAGGCTCTTGGAAGGACTTCGAACAAGctgaattattttctttcactaATTTCAACCTCACGTATCAAGCTCACGTATCTTTAAATCTGACTCAAGAGACCAtcgttgttatctccttgtaCATAACTTTCCTCTTGACCACGCAAGCCCTCGAATTAATAGTCCTTTgtggttttattaaattgcCGATATGTTATGAAGCTACCATGCCTAGTAACCAGTTAAAAACCATTTCCGACAAATTGCCGGAGTTGGTTTCCTGATAATTCTTTCAGTGGTTTCGTGCATCGGAGCCTCTTGGACACGACAGATAACCGCTACAGAACCTTTTTACctctttgtgttttcaacaaaCAGTCTAGGAATTGTGAAGCGctctaaaaaaaaacgaaattatGGCAAAATATCCTATTTCTCTGACTTCATATCTCTGTTGAAAGCCTTAAAACACTCCTCAAGTTTAATGGCCTCAATCATCTGGAAACTTTGACCTAACGTActaacaaatcaaattttttgtttgacaCGAAAGTAAAATCACTACTAAACTTTTCGAGTTGCCTTATATTCTCTACAGTTACTCTTTTTCAACTTAAATTCCTGAGTTGCATTTGAAgcaatgttttggcgacaTCGTTCTCTCGATCCAAAAGTTATCATAACAACTCGGTAATGGATAGCTGGGATATTTAAAATTGGACCTGTTTAAGATCAGAGATAGAAAAGTTATCGGTTA contains:
- the LOC141874108 gene encoding proton-coupled folate transporter-like, whose product is MPRHKLPAWRRYLTVEPALFFYAYGFMTGYPLYRQYVYSVFSEQKGFPYREVAKADEGLGCQGNDMAQNSTLRELEREVQSLSTRMDLMLTFFRTIPSLLLAPFWGAWTDKSGRRKPALIFPVIGGLLQTIIMLAVLYLKLPLYVMFVGSAISGFSGFITVLTIAVMSYIADTTEKNGIAFRFAIVQLMALLGGFISQLTSGLWIERFGFIAPVWLILTCYSVAALWVIFLVPENCVRVSNEKNRFFELNHLKRLVNVFKVPRTGGSRRMLLLLMFVGAICTFTDEGVTGVKTLFIIKSPLCFSPSLVGYFLAYTMLTFGLGAAVGVKLFRTFFSEKITGGIGVVSQMIGMASFAFSNRTWLVFLGQGLAVFKDCTGPIIIGILSRTVAENEQGSLFCAYGLLNMVCQFAGATIFNNVYEATLGLDFDGLVFVVCSAMKLIPLGIICAINITPPFDDRAHTEEAEIRTIGDEENPKQQMSESGEENNNPVNMTEVEKIELETEFSPMRDEFIDSTKL
- the LOC141874109 gene encoding ras-related and estrogen-regulated growth inhibitor-like; this encodes MRRKRSTSYDQGHDSKITNVRAVVAGLDGVGKSALTVRFITRRFIGEYDQNLEMTYRHHVTLDGHFVALDLMDTAGKNTEKKLESFTVFGDLFFLLYSITDRFSFLEARRLGRYIRDFKNKESTLILVGTKTDLKHRRKISDNEGVQLAKELGSVFCQISIADGYIETNSLFFDSLRLHLNNKNIQMNNMKASLHDNVEKDKSGPLSRMREGFRGMYTRRKSIA